Proteins found in one Hevea brasiliensis isolate MT/VB/25A 57/8 chromosome 18, ASM3005281v1, whole genome shotgun sequence genomic segment:
- the LOC110669438 gene encoding DExH-box ATP-dependent RNA helicase DExH17 isoform X1, with protein sequence MDSYSLKSVSDLPAPFRSIFNFRYFNSLQSECFPVCYHSNVNMVISAPTGSGKTVLFELCILRLLSRFISEGRFIHIKGTLKTIYIAPSKALVQEKLRDWNQKFGSLGINCLELTGDNEFYSIRTVQEADIILTTPEKFDAVTRYRIKDGGLSFFSDIALLLIDEVHLLNDPRGAALEAIVSRIKMLAHNPEMKSSTLSCVRFLAVSATIPNIEDIAEWLSVPAQGIKRFGEEMRPVKLTTKVFGYTPAKNDFLFEKRLQNYIFDILMQYSRGKSALVFCSTRKGAQEAAQRLSQTAMTFGYSNPFIKDKEQQERLREASLSCSDKQMQSYILYGVGYHNGGLCLKDRNLVEGLFLKGDIQILCTTNTLAHGINLPAHTVVIKSTQHFNKEKGLYMEYDRSTILQMCGRAGRPPFDDTGMVIIMTRRETVHLYENLLNGCEMVESQLLSCVTEHLTAEIVQLTVSDIARAIEWMKCSYLYVRMKKNPEKYAVRKVISRDRIEKHVQEISVQKVNELSRHQMIWTGEDGFLLKPLEPGRLMTKYYLKFDTMKHIMQTPDNCSLEDALNVICCAEEIAWIQLRRSEKKLLNDINIDKDGRLRFHVNGDKGKRKKRIQTREEKIFVLANDCLTGDPSVHDLSLTQDMNSVCSNGCRIAKCMKEFFIFKKNYKGAVNSTLLAKSLYQKLWDDSPYLLKQLPRIGMVTAKALHSMGIKSFDELAEADPRRIEIVTGRKFPFGNHIKDSLLSLPPKVSISIEETVCRRQGKSKLVVTFTRLSQSIQSGKRHYADMIIGTEEDNLIHFHEKISRVDEFTSPYSTTVLLSTPKESKLSVKADLIFEEYIGLDFHEKLVLLKDNNSGMNYKCGQKQPSLFPPPVEICLIEDDNETISYASAERLCNLKKSKTEDSSMPTFKLIDEELEEGKHPVEIKKDNQKVITKQAIFDHIREKAKNFPILTPAKSSSSPLSEALLFTRKHPYKKDIDLDTELIVIEEIEGSKIPQQIVTNPSSEIREMEQNGYNINNHLAPKQGTPSRSSGTMNFLDYKGGRPSESEKSILKSLTEETIFGHIRERANNFPVLSRTMQSESPMWTKEQSTENQPEFCIAASDALSEMFYDDKIMRETVIISDLEPGGTVMNDCDSSAGAKVKENKFPRSPCLTYESLSISPRISRINNDPSCMEILPFDISMIKDNTRSLDSASSMEYKRKQLKHCSPNGSKRQCWSMAMAGKTKEVDSFHGFESVFSFL encoded by the exons ATGGATTCATATTCGCTAAAGTCTGTGTCAGATTTGCCCGCACCATTTCGTTCAATTTTTAACTTCAG GTACTTTAATTCACTGCAAAGTGAATGTTTTCCTGTCTGTTACCATTCCAATGTAAATATGGTAATCTCAGCACCAACTGGAAGTGGTAAAACAGTGCTCTTTGAGCTTTGTATACTGAGGCTTCTCTCAAGGTTTATATCAGAGGGGAGGTTTATCCACATCAAGGGAACTCTCAAAACA ATCTACATAGCGCCATCTAAGGCTTTGGTACAAGAGAAGCTTCGTGATTGGAATCAGAAATTTGGATCATTGGGGATAAATTGCTTGGAGCTGACAGGGGACAATGAATTTTACAGCATAAGGACTGTACAAGAAGCAGATATTATCCTAACTACTCCTGAG AAATTTGATGCTGTGACTCGATATCGCATAAAGGATGGTGGCTTGAGCTTTTTCAGTGACATTGCACTTCTACTTATCGATGAAGTTCACCTACTGAATGATCCACGTGGAGCAGCTTTGGAGGCAATAGTTAGTAGAATAAAAATGCTTGCTCACAACCCTGAAATGAAATCAAGTACTCTATCATGTGTCCGTTTTCTGGCAGTTTCAGCCACAATTCCAAACATTGAGGACATTG CTGAATGGCTTAGTGTTCCAGCCCAAGGAATTAAAAG GTTTGGAGAAGAAATGAGACCTGTAAAGTTAACAACTAAAGTTTTTG GCTACACCCCAGCAAAGAATGATTTTCTATTTGAAAAG CGCCTTCAAAACTATATATTTG ATATTCTGATGCAGTATTCAAGAGGGAAATCTGCTCTTGTTTTTTGTTCAACTCGAAAAGGAGCACAAGAAGCAGCGCAGCGACTATCTCAGACAGCAATGACCTTTGGCTATTCaaatccattcattaaagacaaagaaCAGCAGGAAAGGCTAAGGGAAGCTTCACTATCGTGCAGTGATAAACAAATGCAATCATATATCCTTTATGGTG TTGGTTATCACAATGGTGGGCTTTGCTTGAAGGATCGCAACCTTGTTGAGGGTCTCTTTCTAAAGGGTGACATTCAAATTCTATGTACGACAAACACCCTTGCACATGGAATCAACTTACCagcacatacagtggtcataaaaTCAACACAGCACTT CAACAAGGAAAAAGGTCTTTACATGGAATATGACCGATCTACAATACTGCAG ATGTGTGGGAGGGCAGGTCGGCCTCCATTTGATGATACAGGAATGGTTATAATAATGACAAGAAGAGAAAca GTCCATCTGTACGAGAATCTCTTAAATGGATGTGAAATGGTGGAATCACA ATTGCTTTCGTGTGTGACAGAGCACTTGACTGCAGAGATAGTTCAGTTGACTGTTTCTGATATTGCAAGGGCAATTGAATGGATGAAGTGCTCATATTTATATGTGAGGATGAAAAAG AATCCTGAGAAATATGCAGTCAGAAAAGTGATTTCTAGAGACCGCATAGAGAAGCATGTGCAAG AGATTTCTGTTCAGAAAGTTAACGAGTTATCACGCCATCAAATGATCTGGACTGGAGAAGATGGGTTCCTTCTGAAGCCACTAG AGCCTGGAAGGTTGATGACCAAGTACTATTTGAAATTTGATACGATGAAACAcattatgcagaccccagataaCTGCAGTTTGGAAGATGCACTTAATGTTATATGCTGTGCAGAGGAAATTGCTT GGATACAACTCAGACGCAGTGAGAAGAAGCTTCTAAATGACATCAACATTGATAAAGATGGGCGGCTTCGctttcatgtaaatggtgataAGGGGAAACGGAAAAAGCGTATTCAAACTAGAGAAGAGAAAATATTTGTTTTGGCAAATGATTGCTTGACTGGGGATCCTTCAGTTCATGATTTATCCCTAACCCAG GACATGAATTCTGTATGCTCAAATGGGTGTAGAATTGCCAAATGCATGAAAgagttttttattttcaaaaagaATTATAAAGGAGCTGTGAACTCAACCCTGTTAGCCAAATCATTATATCAGAAACTCTGGGATGACAGTCCATACTTGCTGAAGCAATTGCCTCGCATTGGAATGGTGACTGCTAAG GCTCTGCATTCAATGGGAATTAAGTCATTTGATGAACTAGCTGAAGCTGATCCAAGGAGAATTGAGATAGTTACTGGCCGAAAGTTCCCATTTGGGAACCATATCAAGGATTCTCTGCTGTCATTACCTCCAAAAGTCAGCATCAGCATTGAGGAAACTGTTTGCCGGAGGCAAGGGAAATCCAAGCTAGTAGTGACGTTCACTAGGTTATCACAATCCATCCAATCGGGGAAAAGGCATTATGCTGATATG ATTATTGGTACAGAAGAAGATAATCTGATTCACTTTCATGAGAAAATAAG CAGAGTTGATGAATTTACCAG CCCCTACAGCACAACAGTTCTCCTATCAACTCCTAAAGAAAGCAAGCTGAGTGTCAAGGCTGATCTTATTTTTGAAGAATACA TTGGTCTTGATTTCCACGAAAAACTCGTACTGTTGAAGGACAACAATTCAGGAATGAATTACAAATGTGGGCAGAAGCAGCCTTCCCTTTTTCCTCCACCTGTGGAAATTTGCTTGATAGAAGATGACAATGAAACCATATCTTATGCTTCAGCTGAAAGGCTTTGCAATTTGAAAAAATCAAAAACAGAAGACAGCTCAAT GCCCACTTTCAAACTCATagatgaagaattggaagaag GTAAGCATCCCGTTGAAATAAAAAAGGACAATCAGAAAGTCATAACTAAACAAGCAATATTCGACCACATACGTGAAAAGGCCAAGAACTTCCCCATCTTGACTCCTGCAAAATCTTCCTCTTCTCCATTGTCAGAGGCGTTGCTTTTCACAAGAAAGCATCCCTATAAGAAGGACATTGATCTTGATACCGAACTGATTGTTATAGAAGAGATAGAGGGAAGCAAAATTCCACAACAGATTGTCACAAATCCGAGTTCTGAAATCAGAGAAATGGAACAGAATGGGTATAATATCAACAACCATCTCGCTCCAAAGCAGGGCACTCCGTCTAGAAGTTCGGGTACTATGAACTTCTTGGATTACAAAG GTGGTCGTCCTTCTGAATCTGAGAAAAGCATTCTGAAGAGTCTAACTGAAGAAACAATATTTGGTCACATACGGGAAAGAgccaataattttccagtgttatCAAGGACTATGCAATCTGAGTCTCCAATGTGGACCAAGGAACAGTCTACTGAGAATCAGCCTGAGTTTTGCATTGCTGCGTCTGATGCATTAAGTGAAATGTTTTATGATGATAAGATCATGAGGGAAACTGTAATCATTTCAGATTTGGAACCTGGAGGGACAGTGATGAATGATTGTGATTCCAGTGCAGGGGCAAAGGTGAAAGAAAACAAATTTCCTCGAAGTCCATGCCTAACATATGAGAGTTTGAGTATCTCTCCCAGAATTTCAAGAATCAACAATGATCCATCTTGTATGGAAATTTTACCTTTCGACATTTCCATGATAAAGGATAACACTAGATCACTAGACTCAGCAAGCTCCATGGAGTATAAAAGGAAGCAGCTGAAGCATTGTTCTCCTAATGGATCAAAAAGGCAGTGCTGGTCAATGGCAATGGCAGGCAAAACAAAGGAAGTAGATTCATTTCATggatttgaaagtgttttttcaTTTCTCTGA
- the LOC110669438 gene encoding DExH-box ATP-dependent RNA helicase DExH17 isoform X2, which produces MDSYSLKSVSDLPAPFRSIFNFRYFNSLQSECFPVCYHSNVNMVISAPTGSGKTVLFELCILRLLSRFISEGRFIHIKGTLKTIYIAPSKALVQEKLRDWNQKFGSLGINCLELTGDNEFYSIRTVQEADIILTTPEKFDAVTRYRIKDGGLSFFSDIALLLIDEVHLLNDPRGAALEAIVSRIKMLAHNPEMKSSTLSCVRFLAVSATIPNIEDIAEWLSVPAQGIKRFGEEMRPVKLTTKVFGYTPAKNDFLFEKRLQNYIFDILMQYSRGKSALVFCSTRKGAQEAAQRLSQTAMTFGYSNPFIKDKEQQERLREASLSCSDKQMQSYILYGVGYHNGGLCLKDRNLVEGLFLKGDIQILCTTNTLAHGINLPAHTVVIKSTQHFNKEKGLYMEYDRSTILQMCGRAGRPPFDDTGMVIIMTRRETVHLYENLLNGCEMVESQLLSCVTEHLTAEIVQLTVSDIARAIEWMKCSYLYVRMKKNPEKYAVRKVISRDRIEKHVQEISVQKVNELSRHQMIWTGEDGFLLKPLEPGRLMTKYYLKFDTMKHIMQTPDNCSLEDALNVICCAEEIAWIQLRRSEKKLLNDINIDKDGRLRFHVNGDKGKRKKRIQTREEKIFVLANDCLTGDPSVHDLSLTQDMNSVCSNGCRIAKCMKEFFIFKKNYKGAVNSTLLAKSLYQKLWDDSPYLLKQLPRIGMVTAKALHSMGIKSFDELAEADPRRIEIVTGRKFPFGNHIKDSLLSLPPKVSISIEETVCRRQGKSKLVVTFTRLSQSIQSGKRHYADMIIGTEEDNLIHFHEKIRVDEFTSPYSTTVLLSTPKESKLSVKADLIFEEYIGLDFHEKLVLLKDNNSGMNYKCGQKQPSLFPPPVEICLIEDDNETISYASAERLCNLKKSKTEDSSMPTFKLIDEELEEGKHPVEIKKDNQKVITKQAIFDHIREKAKNFPILTPAKSSSSPLSEALLFTRKHPYKKDIDLDTELIVIEEIEGSKIPQQIVTNPSSEIREMEQNGYNINNHLAPKQGTPSRSSGTMNFLDYKGGRPSESEKSILKSLTEETIFGHIRERANNFPVLSRTMQSESPMWTKEQSTENQPEFCIAASDALSEMFYDDKIMRETVIISDLEPGGTVMNDCDSSAGAKVKENKFPRSPCLTYESLSISPRISRINNDPSCMEILPFDISMIKDNTRSLDSASSMEYKRKQLKHCSPNGSKRQCWSMAMAGKTKEVDSFHGFESVFSFL; this is translated from the exons ATGGATTCATATTCGCTAAAGTCTGTGTCAGATTTGCCCGCACCATTTCGTTCAATTTTTAACTTCAG GTACTTTAATTCACTGCAAAGTGAATGTTTTCCTGTCTGTTACCATTCCAATGTAAATATGGTAATCTCAGCACCAACTGGAAGTGGTAAAACAGTGCTCTTTGAGCTTTGTATACTGAGGCTTCTCTCAAGGTTTATATCAGAGGGGAGGTTTATCCACATCAAGGGAACTCTCAAAACA ATCTACATAGCGCCATCTAAGGCTTTGGTACAAGAGAAGCTTCGTGATTGGAATCAGAAATTTGGATCATTGGGGATAAATTGCTTGGAGCTGACAGGGGACAATGAATTTTACAGCATAAGGACTGTACAAGAAGCAGATATTATCCTAACTACTCCTGAG AAATTTGATGCTGTGACTCGATATCGCATAAAGGATGGTGGCTTGAGCTTTTTCAGTGACATTGCACTTCTACTTATCGATGAAGTTCACCTACTGAATGATCCACGTGGAGCAGCTTTGGAGGCAATAGTTAGTAGAATAAAAATGCTTGCTCACAACCCTGAAATGAAATCAAGTACTCTATCATGTGTCCGTTTTCTGGCAGTTTCAGCCACAATTCCAAACATTGAGGACATTG CTGAATGGCTTAGTGTTCCAGCCCAAGGAATTAAAAG GTTTGGAGAAGAAATGAGACCTGTAAAGTTAACAACTAAAGTTTTTG GCTACACCCCAGCAAAGAATGATTTTCTATTTGAAAAG CGCCTTCAAAACTATATATTTG ATATTCTGATGCAGTATTCAAGAGGGAAATCTGCTCTTGTTTTTTGTTCAACTCGAAAAGGAGCACAAGAAGCAGCGCAGCGACTATCTCAGACAGCAATGACCTTTGGCTATTCaaatccattcattaaagacaaagaaCAGCAGGAAAGGCTAAGGGAAGCTTCACTATCGTGCAGTGATAAACAAATGCAATCATATATCCTTTATGGTG TTGGTTATCACAATGGTGGGCTTTGCTTGAAGGATCGCAACCTTGTTGAGGGTCTCTTTCTAAAGGGTGACATTCAAATTCTATGTACGACAAACACCCTTGCACATGGAATCAACTTACCagcacatacagtggtcataaaaTCAACACAGCACTT CAACAAGGAAAAAGGTCTTTACATGGAATATGACCGATCTACAATACTGCAG ATGTGTGGGAGGGCAGGTCGGCCTCCATTTGATGATACAGGAATGGTTATAATAATGACAAGAAGAGAAAca GTCCATCTGTACGAGAATCTCTTAAATGGATGTGAAATGGTGGAATCACA ATTGCTTTCGTGTGTGACAGAGCACTTGACTGCAGAGATAGTTCAGTTGACTGTTTCTGATATTGCAAGGGCAATTGAATGGATGAAGTGCTCATATTTATATGTGAGGATGAAAAAG AATCCTGAGAAATATGCAGTCAGAAAAGTGATTTCTAGAGACCGCATAGAGAAGCATGTGCAAG AGATTTCTGTTCAGAAAGTTAACGAGTTATCACGCCATCAAATGATCTGGACTGGAGAAGATGGGTTCCTTCTGAAGCCACTAG AGCCTGGAAGGTTGATGACCAAGTACTATTTGAAATTTGATACGATGAAACAcattatgcagaccccagataaCTGCAGTTTGGAAGATGCACTTAATGTTATATGCTGTGCAGAGGAAATTGCTT GGATACAACTCAGACGCAGTGAGAAGAAGCTTCTAAATGACATCAACATTGATAAAGATGGGCGGCTTCGctttcatgtaaatggtgataAGGGGAAACGGAAAAAGCGTATTCAAACTAGAGAAGAGAAAATATTTGTTTTGGCAAATGATTGCTTGACTGGGGATCCTTCAGTTCATGATTTATCCCTAACCCAG GACATGAATTCTGTATGCTCAAATGGGTGTAGAATTGCCAAATGCATGAAAgagttttttattttcaaaaagaATTATAAAGGAGCTGTGAACTCAACCCTGTTAGCCAAATCATTATATCAGAAACTCTGGGATGACAGTCCATACTTGCTGAAGCAATTGCCTCGCATTGGAATGGTGACTGCTAAG GCTCTGCATTCAATGGGAATTAAGTCATTTGATGAACTAGCTGAAGCTGATCCAAGGAGAATTGAGATAGTTACTGGCCGAAAGTTCCCATTTGGGAACCATATCAAGGATTCTCTGCTGTCATTACCTCCAAAAGTCAGCATCAGCATTGAGGAAACTGTTTGCCGGAGGCAAGGGAAATCCAAGCTAGTAGTGACGTTCACTAGGTTATCACAATCCATCCAATCGGGGAAAAGGCATTATGCTGATATG ATTATTGGTACAGAAGAAGATAATCTGATTCACTTTCATGAGAAAATAAG AGTTGATGAATTTACCAG CCCCTACAGCACAACAGTTCTCCTATCAACTCCTAAAGAAAGCAAGCTGAGTGTCAAGGCTGATCTTATTTTTGAAGAATACA TTGGTCTTGATTTCCACGAAAAACTCGTACTGTTGAAGGACAACAATTCAGGAATGAATTACAAATGTGGGCAGAAGCAGCCTTCCCTTTTTCCTCCACCTGTGGAAATTTGCTTGATAGAAGATGACAATGAAACCATATCTTATGCTTCAGCTGAAAGGCTTTGCAATTTGAAAAAATCAAAAACAGAAGACAGCTCAAT GCCCACTTTCAAACTCATagatgaagaattggaagaag GTAAGCATCCCGTTGAAATAAAAAAGGACAATCAGAAAGTCATAACTAAACAAGCAATATTCGACCACATACGTGAAAAGGCCAAGAACTTCCCCATCTTGACTCCTGCAAAATCTTCCTCTTCTCCATTGTCAGAGGCGTTGCTTTTCACAAGAAAGCATCCCTATAAGAAGGACATTGATCTTGATACCGAACTGATTGTTATAGAAGAGATAGAGGGAAGCAAAATTCCACAACAGATTGTCACAAATCCGAGTTCTGAAATCAGAGAAATGGAACAGAATGGGTATAATATCAACAACCATCTCGCTCCAAAGCAGGGCACTCCGTCTAGAAGTTCGGGTACTATGAACTTCTTGGATTACAAAG GTGGTCGTCCTTCTGAATCTGAGAAAAGCATTCTGAAGAGTCTAACTGAAGAAACAATATTTGGTCACATACGGGAAAGAgccaataattttccagtgttatCAAGGACTATGCAATCTGAGTCTCCAATGTGGACCAAGGAACAGTCTACTGAGAATCAGCCTGAGTTTTGCATTGCTGCGTCTGATGCATTAAGTGAAATGTTTTATGATGATAAGATCATGAGGGAAACTGTAATCATTTCAGATTTGGAACCTGGAGGGACAGTGATGAATGATTGTGATTCCAGTGCAGGGGCAAAGGTGAAAGAAAACAAATTTCCTCGAAGTCCATGCCTAACATATGAGAGTTTGAGTATCTCTCCCAGAATTTCAAGAATCAACAATGATCCATCTTGTATGGAAATTTTACCTTTCGACATTTCCATGATAAAGGATAACACTAGATCACTAGACTCAGCAAGCTCCATGGAGTATAAAAGGAAGCAGCTGAAGCATTGTTCTCCTAATGGATCAAAAAGGCAGTGCTGGTCAATGGCAATGGCAGGCAAAACAAAGGAAGTAGATTCATTTCATggatttgaaagtgttttttcaTTTCTCTGA